A window of the Leucothrix mucor DSM 2157 genome harbors these coding sequences:
- the soxR gene encoding redox-sensitive transcriptional activator SoxR: MAYRGNEFIAIGKLAERTGVAVSALRFYEEKGLVKALRSSSGHRQFKRSDIRRISFVLAAQKLGFTLPEIREQLDSLPDARTPTKADWEKLSRKFKAEIEQRIAGLEQLRDTLDSCIGCGCLSLQKCRLYNPDDQAAELGAGPRYLKGNTPPSQTTYQSRPKHPAE, translated from the coding sequence ATGGCATATCGTGGAAATGAATTTATCGCTATCGGGAAACTAGCCGAACGTACCGGCGTCGCGGTATCGGCATTACGGTTTTATGAGGAAAAAGGACTGGTCAAAGCCCTACGCAGCAGTAGCGGCCATCGACAATTCAAACGCTCAGATATTCGCCGCATATCATTTGTACTGGCCGCACAGAAGCTAGGCTTCACACTGCCAGAAATACGCGAACAACTAGATAGCCTGCCCGATGCAAGAACACCGACCAAAGCCGATTGGGAAAAATTAAGCAGGAAATTTAAAGCAGAAATCGAGCAACGTATCGCAGGCTTGGAACAACTACGAGATACACTAGACTCGTGTATCGGCTGCGGCTGCCTATCACTACAAAAGTGTCGCCTATACAACCCCGATGATCAAGCCGCAGAACTAGGAGCCGGCCCCAGATATCTAAAAGGAAACACCCCACCCTCTCAGACAACATACCAAAGTAGGCCAAAGCATCCCGCAGAATAA
- a CDS encoding isopenicillin N synthase family dioxygenase: MNIPAPATRELASQSLSFDRIPIVDIGPLLNGSNPQQVAREIGDICENIGFLYIKNHGISEQLINDAYTQAEAFFALPQAEKDKLNIVNSGPTLRGYIPIYGENVDPKFTKDFKECFDLGKHEDAVSPFFGPNLMPEQPAKFTEVFEAYHEAMMALATQLVSAIALSLGLPADYFAKRQQKPITIQRLLHYPPQQGDISVKEIGVGAHTDYGFLTILAQDDKGGLQVQNREGEWVNAPPVPGTFIVNIGDLVQTLTNDRYISTMHRVINTSGQERYSLPFFLDMDFDAVVGPVPTCIKFGEPAKYAPYRCGEHKYQRFVNSYEHLQKAALIA, translated from the coding sequence ATGAATATACCAGCACCTGCTACGCGTGAATTAGCCAGTCAGAGCCTCTCGTTTGACAGAATTCCAATTGTTGATATCGGTCCTTTACTCAATGGTAGCAACCCTCAGCAAGTTGCCAGAGAGATCGGTGATATTTGTGAAAACATCGGATTTCTCTACATCAAGAATCATGGCATTAGCGAGCAATTAATCAACGATGCTTACACCCAAGCTGAGGCGTTTTTTGCCTTACCTCAAGCCGAAAAAGACAAATTAAACATCGTAAACTCAGGCCCGACGCTGCGTGGCTACATCCCCATTTACGGTGAAAACGTCGACCCTAAATTTACCAAGGATTTTAAAGAATGTTTTGATCTTGGCAAGCACGAAGACGCTGTCAGTCCGTTTTTTGGTCCTAACTTGATGCCGGAGCAGCCTGCAAAATTCACTGAAGTATTTGAAGCCTATCATGAAGCCATGATGGCATTGGCAACACAACTAGTCAGCGCCATTGCCCTTAGCCTTGGTTTGCCTGCTGACTACTTTGCCAAGCGCCAACAAAAGCCCATTACCATACAACGCCTGCTGCACTATCCACCACAACAAGGCGATATATCCGTTAAAGAAATCGGCGTGGGTGCGCATACTGATTACGGTTTTCTAACCATTTTGGCACAGGATGATAAAGGCGGTTTGCAGGTACAAAACCGTGAAGGCGAATGGGTCAATGCACCACCGGTGCCGGGTACTTTTATTGTTAATATTGGTGACTTGGTGCAAACACTCACGAATGACCGCTATATCTCCACCATGCACCGCGTGATTAATACCAGCGGGCAAGAGCGCTACTCCTTACCTTTCTTTTTAGATATGGATTTTGATGCGGTTGTTGGGCCAGTACCTACCTGCATCAAGTTTGGGGAGCCGGCAAAATACGCGCCGTATCGTTGTGGAGAGCACAAGTATCAACGCTTTGTGAATAGCTATGAGCACTTACAAAAGGCAGCACTCATCGCATAA
- a CDS encoding carboxymuconolactone decarboxylase family protein, with the protein MTTFTIHDLETTPAESKPFLEKSFKAYGMIPGLHGVMASAPGLLEGYQVLHELFANSSFDAEELTVVWQTINVEHECHYCVPAHTGIAHSMKVDPALTEALRNSEPMPTEKLQALHDTTLAMVRSRGNLTQEEIKAFYAAGYGERQLLEIILGLSQKVMSNYVNHIAETPVDDAFKQFAWAKK; encoded by the coding sequence ATGACTACTTTTACCATTCATGATTTAGAGACAACACCCGCAGAGAGCAAGCCGTTTCTGGAAAAATCATTCAAAGCCTATGGCATGATTCCTGGCCTGCATGGCGTAATGGCGAGCGCACCTGGCTTGCTGGAAGGCTACCAAGTACTGCATGAGTTATTTGCAAACTCATCGTTTGATGCAGAAGAGCTGACGGTGGTATGGCAGACGATTAACGTTGAGCACGAGTGCCATTACTGCGTACCGGCTCATACTGGTATCGCGCATTCAATGAAAGTTGATCCAGCACTGACTGAAGCGCTGAGAAACAGCGAGCCAATGCCAACTGAGAAGTTGCAGGCACTGCATGACACGACTCTGGCGATGGTTCGCAGCCGTGGTAACTTGACTCAGGAAGAAATTAAAGCGTTTTACGCGGCCGGTTATGGTGAGCGTCAGTTGCTGGAAATCATTTTGGGCTTGTCTCAGAAAGTGATGAGCAACTATGTGAATCACATTGCTGAAACGCCAGTTGATGATGCATTCAAGCAGTTTGCTTGGGCTAAGAAGTAA
- a CDS encoding VOC family protein, translated as MKAAIVEHLNITVEKPIELAQALCELLGWKVRWQGDSKDNGYTVHVGSEHSYLALYTPPKLTGEPVEPYLSDRAMNHIGVVVDDLDEIKQMVLNSNIAIHNENDTAPGRRFYFHLHGIEFEAVEY; from the coding sequence ATGAAAGCAGCAATAGTGGAACATTTAAATATTACAGTGGAAAAGCCTATTGAGCTGGCGCAAGCGTTGTGTGAGCTGCTGGGTTGGAAGGTTCGCTGGCAGGGTGATTCTAAAGATAATGGTTATACCGTACACGTGGGGAGTGAGCATTCTTATTTGGCGCTTTACACGCCGCCGAAATTGACGGGAGAGCCGGTGGAGCCTTACTTATCTGATCGTGCAATGAATCATATTGGGGTTGTTGTGGATGATTTAGATGAGATAAAACAAATGGTGCTGAACTCAAATATTGCTATTCATAATGAGAATGATACTGCACCAGGACGGCGTTTTTACTTTCATTTGCATGGGATTGAGTTTGAGGCGGTGGAGTATTGA